The Methanosarcina acetivorans C2A genome includes the window GTAAGGGGTCCCAACCCTTGCAAAAAGCAGCCTGAGGTAGTCATAGATTTCAGTGACAGTTCCCACCGTACTTCGGGGGTTTTTGGAAGTTGTTTTCTGCTCTATTGATATTGCCGGAGACAGCCCCTCTATACTGTCCACATCCGGCTTGTTCATAAGCCCCAGGAACTGCCTTGCATAAGCTGAGAGGGATTCCACATAACGCCTCTGTCCTTCGGCATAAACAGTATCAAAAGCCAGGGTAGATTTCCCAGAGCCTGAGACGCCTGTAATTACAATGAACCTATCTCGCGGGAGTTCAACTGTGATATTTTTCAGGTTGTGTTCCCGCGCCCCTTTGATAATAATATTTTTCATTTTCCTTCTCTCAGGTTTTTCTTGTCTCGGTGAATCGGTTAGTGAGAATTTTAAGGTAAGAATTTAGTATACGGATGTTTAAAGTGAGAATTTAATGTATTGGAGTCTGATCTTCGAGTCTGAGTGTGTGAAAATTCAGCATATATAACAAAAAGTGAGCCCTTTTATTAATAAAGTGATATAGCGGATTGAAAGTATTAGTCGGCAAAACAGATGATTTTCTAATTAAAATATGTTGAACCGGATCTGCCGTAAACGAATCTTTCATTGCTCTCATTTTTATTTTTTATCCTGTTCTCATTCAATACTTTCAGCTTGGAAAAACCGTTCCTCCTGCAAAGTAGGCCAATAAACCTGTGAAACCGGAGCAGTGCTCCAAAAAAATGAAGAGGAAATCAATCGGGAAAATGCAAGAAGAGTAAAGTTTGTGGTTTCAACCATATAATGAGTGGGTAAATTATGTTTATTATATAAATATTTATCTACTTTGGAATATTTTAATGATTACATATTAAGTTAGTATATTGCATCTTAAGTTAGTATATTGCATATTAAGTTAGTACATTGCATATTAAGTTAGTACATTGCATATTAAGTTAGTACATTGCATATTAAGTTAGTATATTGCATATTAAGTTAGTACATTGCATATTAAGTTAGTACATTGCATATTAAGTTAGTATATTGCATATTAAGTTAGATTACATATTATATTAGATTACATACTAAGTTAGTATAAAAAGTAGCGAAGGGCCAGAATTTCCTTATTTCCACTAAAAGTATGTTCAATAACTTATGTTCTTTGAGAGCAGGTCCCAAAACTTAAAATTGTTTCTTTGAATCTCGCATTTTCAAATCCATAAGAGTCTAAGGATTATTTTTCATTTTTTTCATATGAAATACAGGTTCGAGGCATTTATGTCAACGGCGGTTAAGAATTCCCCATTTTCGGCGGATTAAAATTCCCCAATTCTCAATCCTTGAGAAAAGTTCGAGGATTGTGAATCATGCTGAAAAAGGAGGATTTATTCTTGATTCGAGATTTAAGTTCACAAAACTTGAGCATTAGTGAAATCGCCAGACAAACCGGTTTTGACAGGAAAACTGTGAGGAAATATCTCCAGCTGAAAACCTTACCTGAACCCCAGAAACGTCCCGGAAGAAAGAGCAAGCTTGATCCATATAAACCTTATATACTCAAAAAGCTTGAAGAAGGCTCCTACACTACTGCTCGGCTCTATCGGGAAATCAAAGAAATGGGTTTTGATGGAGGAATGACCATCGTCAAGGACTTTGTAAGAGAAGTCCGACCTCAGCAGGGAGTCCCTGCTGTATTCCGCTATGAAACAAAACCAGGTGTACAGGCTCAGGTTGACTGGGCAGAGATGGGAACAGTTGAGGTTGATGGAAAGATAAAGAAACTCTTTTGCTTCAACATGATTCTTGGATATTCCAGGATGAAATATGTTGAATTTACACTGGGCATAGACACTTCCACTCTTATCCAGTGTCATCTGAACGCCTTTGAGTACTTTGGAGGATTTACACAGGAGATTCTCTATGATAACATGAAACAGGTTGTTATCAAAAGAGCCTTAAAATCATCAGATTCTGAATGGAACTCACAGTTTGAGGATTTCTTCAAATGCTTTGGTTTTATTCCACGGTTATGCAGGCCTTACAGGCCTCAGACAAAAGGTAAAATTGAAAATACGGTAGGCTATGTCAAGAGGGATTTCTTCCTTGGAAGACGATTTACCTCTCTCGAAGACCTGAACGCCCAAGTTCACAGGTGGTTGGAAAGGGTAAATTCAACTGTCCACGGAACAACCTATCAAATCCCCCTTGAACGTTTTAAGGAGGAGAAACTGATCCCTCTGGATCAGGTTCCTCCTTACAAAGTTGTCCATAAGGAGACCAGAAAGGTCTCCAGAGACTGTTATATTTCGTTCCTTGGAAATAAGTATTCTGTTCCTTACAGGTTTGCAGGAAGAACTGCAGAGCTTCAGATTTTTGAAGGAATATTCGAGGTCTATGTTGATTATGAGAAGGTTTGTGAACATGAAATTCTTTCAGGTAATTGTAGGGTTTCCAGAAAAAAGGAACATTTTCAGGGCCTCCTGAGTGAGATTCTTAAAGAGAATTCAAAATGCAAGAAAGAATTACAGATTCCGTTGAAGTTCTCAGGTCCTGAAGTTGAAAAGAGGTCTCTTGACATCTATGAAACATTCAGTGACGGTGATTTTGAATGAACAATTTCAGCTATGAGAGACTTCACAGTAACCTGCAATACCTCAAACTGAATACTATTGAAGAGGTTCTGGACAACTATCTTGAAATTGCTGCAAGAGATAGCAAGACAACAATGGAAGTACTTGATTATCTGTTTGAACAGGAAAAGAAGCACAGAGAAGCTGCTGCAATTGAGAGAAGGATGAAAAGTGCAGCATTTCCTGTGAAAAAGACGCTTGATGAATTCGATTTTGAGTTTCAGTCATCTATTGATAAAAAAGTCATAGAAGACCTTGCAACGTTGAGATTTGTTCATAACGTAGAAAACGTTGTTTTCCTTGGTCCTCCCGGAGTTGGAAAGTCTCATCTTGCAATCGCTCTTGGGATTGAAGTAGCAAAAGCAGGGATTTCGGTTTACTTTACCAATACAGGAAACCTTATCGAGAAGTTGAAAATAGCAAATCGAGAAGGAATGCTTGAAAAGAAACTCAAAGGCTTTATGAAATTTAAAGTTCTGATCATTGATGAAATGGGTTATCTCCCATTTGATGAGGAAGGAGCTCACTGTTTATTTCAGTTGATTTCCAGACGTTATGAAAAGAGTTCGACCATCTTTACGTCAAATAAATCATATGGAGAATGGGGAGAGATATTCAAAGACCAGGTAATAGCGGCTGCTGTACTTGATAGAATTCTCCATCACTGTACTACAATTAACATCAGAGGAGAAAGTTACAGGCTGAAAGAAAGGAAGAAACATGGTATAAAATCAGGAAATATCTACCAGTAATTTCTAACAAGTTTATGAAAAATTGAGTAAAATTTATATCAAAAGATGGGGAAATTTAAACCGACCAATGTGGGGAAAATTAAACCGCTGTTGACATTTACGGATCATAATGATAAATTCCATCTCCCGGACCTGCAGTAAGTTCAAGAATTTAGGAATTATTATCACCTGTTCAATTCTAAAAACTGAACCCTGAAGAGCAGAAAATATTTTCCTGGCATAGTAATGCTTATTTTAGTTAAAAACCGATTAATTGTAGATGGATATTCCAGAGAAAAAAGACTTTCGAGGAGCTAACCTCCAGGGAACTAACTTTGAAAAGGCTGATCTCCAGGGAGCTGACTTTTATGAAGCCAATCTTCGTTTGGCTAACCTTCAGGGAGCGAATCTTCATTCGGCTAACCTATATGGAGCTAACCTTCATCTGGCTAACCTTCAAGGAACTAAACTTGGAGGAACTAACCTCCAGGGTGTTAACCTTCATCTGGCTAACCTTCAGGGAGCGAACCTTCATCTGGCTAACCTTCATCTGGCTAACCTTCATCTGGCTAACCTCCAGGGAGCTGACCTTTATGGAGTCAACCTTCAAGGGGCTGATCTTCAAGGAGCTAACCTTCAAGAGGCTAACCTTCAAGAGGCTAACCTTGAAAAGACTAACTTTCAAGGAGCTAAACTTGGAGGAGCTAAACTTGAAGGGGCCTATCTTATAGGGATTCGCTTTCAAGGGGCTAACCTTCAAGGAGTTGACTTTCATGAAGCTAACCTTCAGGAAGCTAATCTTCAGGAAGCTAACCTTCAGGGGGCTAAACTTGAAAGGGCTGACCTTATAGAGGCGAATCTTGAAAACGCTAATCTTCAAGGAGCCAACCTTCAAGGAGCTGACCTTCAAAGGGCTGATCTTTACGGAGCCAATCTTCAAGGGGCTAATCTTCGGGGGGTTGATCTTGAAAAGGCACACCTTAAGATAACTGACCTTGGGAAGGTTGACTTTCAGGGAGCTAACCTTAAGGGAGCTCACCATTTAACAATTGATCAGCTTTCTAAAGTGAAAACACTTTATGATGCGAAATTAGACGAAGAACTCCTCATGTCTCTAAAAGAGAAGTACCCTGCCCTTTTTGAAGTACCGGAACCGCAGGACCTGAAGGATCAGGAATGACAGCAACGTTTTCTGATAAAACATTGAGATTTTTCAGATTTTATATTTGTTTTTACGGATTTCCTGTTCTTCTAGTGGTTAAGGTAGCTACTAGTGGTGAAGATAGCAATGATCTGGCTTTTCGTTGCTGCACTGGTTTATACAGTGCGGTAAGAGATTATGTCATGAATTGCTTCAATGCTGCCCTTTTCATTTGGGGTAATCCCACCGGAATGTGCGTCCGGTAATGCTGATGTGCAAAGCTTCTGGATAATGTGGAGACCTCTGAAAACCCGGATCAAACAGTTTGCTAGAGTAGGATAGGAAAAATCCCAGAAAACTGTTTGCCAAATAATAGAGGAAGACCAAGAAGCAGAAAAAAATAAAAAAGACTTCGAACCCGACATTTTCGAGGCTGATCTTTTTTAAACGACTATTGCTTCAGAATTAATGGTTTTAGTATACAGACTCAGGGAAGGTTTTTGTCCTGGTATTTATGAGGTGGTCTCTATGAGTTGGTTTCGGTTATTCTGAAATATGGCAGCTCCTTGATGGCCAGACGAGCCATAGATTCCTCGACGTCCGGAGTGGGTTCCTTGATCCTCTCCGGGCATGCTATAACGTTGAGCAGCTCTTCAAGGGCTGGACTGCTCGATCTCCATGTGTAGTCGCTCCGCGTCTCAGCTGTAAAGATTTGCCATTCGATTTTTACTGACATAATAATCACCTATTTAAAAAGTGCTCTATGATTATACAGTTAAACTTTTGATGTGATTGATTTCTTTGACTTGATTGATTTTTCAGTTCAATTGCGTAAGCGCTATTTAGATAACATCAATTTTTTAACTGTAAGCACTCCATATCACAACACATCCTCAAAAGAGATAGGATCAAAATAAACTAGAGAGTCCTTAAGAGCCATACGAACGGATATGTTCCGTATACGATAATGTATCACAATTCAGGACTTATGTAGTTGGACTGAATATCAACAGCATCAAACCTTTAACTCTCTAATATGAAAATTTAAGCTACAGTGCTTGTTGTGATTGTTTTTATACCCCTGGTGCGTAAGTCCCGAATGCATTAGGTGATTAAGAAGAAAACCCTGAAGAGCTTTGATCCTTTTACTGTAGCCCCAATACAGTTACTCAAAGATATACTTTCTTAAGTTTATTTCTTTGGAATTGGATCAATTCTTCCAGGCAGTTCTTATTCACATACTCTATCAGTTGTTCCTCACTCTTTTGATCGATTTACCCACGTTATATACAATGTTCCTGTATTATTTTAAAATAATTATGCGAAAAATTGTTTCTGAACAAAAGATAGTTTCATATAAAATATTTCAAAGTCGAACAACAATTTAAAATTAATAGGACTTACACATTTGCCTGCTTTGCAGGCAACTTTTTAATTTTTTCAATTTTTAGGCTAAGGTATAGATCGGATTTCTTAGAAATTGATTAACAGCATTTCCTGTAATGTTCCATTTCGTTTCAAACCATGTAATGTCTGCTTTTATTCTTTGGACTTAAAATCTTAGAAATGCTCTTATTTCTGTCATGATATATGCTCTCTGCACACTATTTCTCCTTACCTGACAGCGTTTTACTTCACAAAACTGTTTTATTCCTCTATGATACTCTTCAATTTTCCATGCTTTCTTTGCCAGCTCTTTCCTTTTTTCTTCCTGCATATCAAGTACATCTGTAGCCCAGTATTGCGTGTCTCCGTCTTTGGAAACTATCCGAAATCCCTTAATAAAGCCGTATTCTTTCAGATGAACCGTCATTCCTTCTGGTGGAATAGTTAACAATTCAATTGCAATGTTACCAGTCTTATCAGGATTAACTAACCGATTTTTCTTCAACCTTGTTAACCAGTGCCATCCTTTTTTCCTGATTGCTTTGAGATTCTTTATACTGAAATACCACGTATCAAACTGAACAAATTCGGGGGAAAACAACGTTTTGCTGCCCTGTTCAACATTTCAAGGAAGTGATTATTTTTTGTTTTTCCGTCATATCTATATCGTAAATTCTAAAGTCAACAGGGATTACAGCATCGTTAGATGTCCGGACAACGGTTTCAAGATCGATGCCATTTACAATCTGATGATGTTATGTTTGCCACTCCATAGATAAGATATGAATCTACAGTCGTTGGGCTTGCCAGCAAAATGAAGTGAAGCCGACATGTAAAATGGATTGTCGGCTTGAGCCCTTTAAGTTCATCGGCAAGACTGTGCTTCATTGCTAATCCAAGGCAACAACCGTCAAGTGATCGTATCAGAGAATTATGTCCGCAGCAGAGCGAATCCTCCGGATATTAACTCTCTGGCTTTCCAGACCCTTTCCGGCTGCTGCCCGAGCCATAGGATCGGCATCTGTAGGCAAGTCGAATGATAGGCCGGTCAGTGCCTCAACCTGCGCTACCGGCACTTGCCATGTCTTGAACTCGTCGTCGAAGAACTCCAAGCTCTCCAGATAATTTTTCTGCGTGCGCAGGTAGGCAGTAGCGCTGAGCTTCCCGTTTTTATTGACGAATGCCACCACCTTCCAGAAATCGGCAGGCAGGAGGTACTCATTGCGGTAAATCATATCGTCTTCGCGGAAGACGGGACCGGTGAATACCGATATCTGCACATTGGCATTATCTGCAGTCTTAAGTATGTAGTCTTCCACTTCGAGCCAATCATGCTGGTTGAGGCGCTCGTGCTGAGGCGAGCAGTTCGTAAAATGGAACGTATCCTCTCCCGCGTCCCTGGCATTTGGCCCCCAGCAGGGATCCAGCCGGCGAACCAGATGTCCGCGGTCAAGTGGATTGCCTTTATACAATTTGGGCCCGGCCTGATATCTCTGGTCGAGACGTGGATCAAAGTACCATTTGTCGCGGTCGCGTTTGATCTTCTTCAGCTTCTTGCCGTCAATATTGGCCGCGGTATAGAAGGCCAGCCTTCGATCGGCATTCATCACAATCGAGAAGTGCAGGTAGTTGAGAATCTCGCCCCCGTCCTTGAGCTTTGCGACTTTGGACTGGAGATTATCGGCCAGCTTGGGAAGCGGCAGCTGGTGCAGATAGCCCAGGAAATCGGGGTTATAGCCATCCGCCAGGTGGTAATGTTCAGCTGGCAGTTCTCCCAGCTCCATTGCTGTGCCGGGGACGGTTTCTGGGGCGGTTATGATCGCAGGTCCGACCGGATCAGTGCCCTGGCTGCGAAGCCTGCGAAGAGATTCGGCTGCCATCGGCTCGTTCTCGCTGCGCGACTCCAGTGCCTGGAAGATGCGGCTGATGCGCACTCCCTCATTGGCCACCCA containing:
- the istA gene encoding IS21-like element ISMac9 family transposase, with product MLKKEDLFLIRDLSSQNLSISEIARQTGFDRKTVRKYLQLKTLPEPQKRPGRKSKLDPYKPYILKKLEEGSYTTARLYREIKEMGFDGGMTIVKDFVREVRPQQGVPAVFRYETKPGVQAQVDWAEMGTVEVDGKIKKLFCFNMILGYSRMKYVEFTLGIDTSTLIQCHLNAFEYFGGFTQEILYDNMKQVVIKRALKSSDSEWNSQFEDFFKCFGFIPRLCRPYRPQTKGKIENTVGYVKRDFFLGRRFTSLEDLNAQVHRWLERVNSTVHGTTYQIPLERFKEEKLIPLDQVPPYKVVHKETRKVSRDCYISFLGNKYSVPYRFAGRTAELQIFEGIFEVYVDYEKVCEHEILSGNCRVSRKKEHFQGLLSEILKENSKCKKELQIPLKFSGPEVEKRSLDIYETFSDGDFE
- the istB gene encoding IS21-like element ISMac9 family helper ATPase IstB, which encodes MNNFSYERLHSNLQYLKLNTIEEVLDNYLEIAARDSKTTMEVLDYLFEQEKKHREAAAIERRMKSAAFPVKKTLDEFDFEFQSSIDKKVIEDLATLRFVHNVENVVFLGPPGVGKSHLAIALGIEVAKAGISVYFTNTGNLIEKLKIANREGMLEKKLKGFMKFKVLIIDEMGYLPFDEEGAHCLFQLISRRYEKSSTIFTSNKSYGEWGEIFKDQVIAAAVLDRILHHCTTINIRGESYRLKERKKHGIKSGNIYQ
- a CDS encoding pentapeptide repeat-containing protein; this encodes MDIPEKKDFRGANLQGTNFEKADLQGADFYEANLRLANLQGANLHSANLYGANLHLANLQGTKLGGTNLQGVNLHLANLQGANLHLANLHLANLHLANLQGADLYGVNLQGADLQGANLQEANLQEANLEKTNFQGAKLGGAKLEGAYLIGIRFQGANLQGVDFHEANLQEANLQEANLQGAKLERADLIEANLENANLQGANLQGADLQRADLYGANLQGANLRGVDLEKAHLKITDLGKVDFQGANLKGAHHLTIDQLSKVKTLYDAKLDEELLMSLKEKYPALFEVPEPQDLKDQE
- a CDS encoding transposase → MFSPEFVQFDTWYFSIKNLKAIRKKGWHWLTRLKKNRLVNPDKTGNIAIELLTIPPEGMTVHLKEYGFIKGFRIVSKDGDTQYWATDVLDMQEEKRKELAKKAWKIEEYHRGIKQFCEVKRCQVRRNSVQRAYIMTEIRAFLRF
- a CDS encoding DNA/RNA non-specific endonuclease, translated to MLENARKEEQQRKASERYYSRQKAAEAEQPGERFRREIIRPLTEVRPIERRLIFLEPGDDLALERIIGKSDLVGISYLELGLLAARPVCRIQVVNPFGRPEGYGTGFLVGPNLLLTNNHVLDTAELARKSFAEFEFEQDINGRRKTSKSFDLRPDEVFVTDPDLDFTLVSVAPVATEGTELTDYGLLRLVEDTGKVRNGEYVSIIQHPEGGLKQCCLRENEVVDLFDNWIHYLTDTQPGTSGSPVFNDQWLVVCLHHSGVPMKDAQGNILKTDGQPYREGIDNPGTIAWVANEGVRISRIFQALESRSENEPMAAESLRRLRSQGTDPVGPAIITAPETVPGTAMELGELPAEHYHLADGYNPDFLGYLHQLPLPKLADNLQSKVAKLKDGGEILNYLHFSIVMNADRRLAFYTAANIDGKKLKKIKRDRDKWYFDPRLDQRYQAGPKLYKGNPLDRGHLVRRLDPCWGPNARDAGEDTFHFTNCSPQHERLNQHDWLEVEDYILKTADNANVQISVFTGPVFREDDMIYRNEYLLPADFWKVVAFVNKNGKLSATAYLRTQKNYLESLEFFDDEFKTWQVPVAQVEALTGLSFDLPTDADPMARAAAGKGLESQRVNIRRIRSAADIIL